GGAGACGACCCGGGTGCTCACCGAGGCCGCCATCGAGGGCAAGAGCGACCAGCTCCTCGGGCTGAAGGAGAACATCATCATCGGCAAGCTCATCCCCGCGGGGACGGGGATGACGCGTTACCGCAACCTCGACCTCGAGGCGCCCGACTACGAGCCTTTGGCCTATTACACCTCCGACACCGAGGAGGACCTGGCCGCCTGGCTGGCCAACATCGGGCCCTCGCCGGAGCCGCCGACCGAGGGCGACGGTGACGGCGCGGCGGTTGCCGAGGTCGTCGCCATGGCGCCGGAGGAGACGGCGGGCTGATGCGGATTATCATTCGCCGTCCTGCCCGCCGCGAGAGGTAGACGGTGCCCACCATCCAGCAGCTGGTCCGGAAGGGTCGAGAGTCGAAGTCGGAGAAGACGAAGACGCCGGCCCTGAAGGGCGCGCCGCAACGCCGGGGCGTGTGCACGCGCGTGTACACCACCACGCCGAAGAAGCCGAACTCGGCGTTGCGCAAGGTGGCGCGCGTGCGGCTCACCAGCGGCATCGAGGTGACCGCCTACATCCCGGGCGTGGGCCACAACCTGCAGGAGCACTCGATCGTGCTCGTCCGCGGCGGCCGTGTGAAGGACCTCCCGGGCGTGCGCTACAAGATCATCCGCGGCACCCTCGACACGTC
This genomic stretch from Actinomycetota bacterium harbors:
- a CDS encoding 30S ribosomal protein S12 yields the protein MPTIQQLVRKGRESKSEKTKTPALKGAPQRRGVCTRVYTTTPKKPNSALRKVARVRLTSGIEVTAYIPGVGHNLQEHSIVLVRGGRVKDLPGVRYKIIRGTLDTSGVRDRKQARSRYGAKRDG